The window TTAAAGAATCAAAATTTGAAATTGATGGCGTGTTTTTGCCACCTGAAACTATCAGAAAAGGAGTAGTCTATTTTGGCGAGGTACAGTTTCAAAAAGACCAAAAATTATATGAACGATTGTTTGC is drawn from Gloeocapsa sp. PCC 73106 and contains these coding sequences:
- a CDS encoding DUF2887 domain-containing protein yields the protein MRRDSIFYQLFQQYPALLFELLSNPPENASEYRFDSVAIKESKFEIDGVFLPPETIRKGVVYFGEVQFQKDQKLYERLFA